In Spirochaeta thermophila DSM 6578, the following proteins share a genomic window:
- the fabV gene encoding enoyl-ACP reductase FabV encodes MVIKPMIRNNICMNAHPEGCRLFVDRQIDYVRQRGPLSSGPKNVLVVGSSGGYGLATRIAAGFGAGAATIGVYFEKEPSEKRTGTPGWYAARHFLKRAEAAGLKVHDINGDAFSFEVKAQVVDLIKKEYGTIDLFVYSLASGVRTDPVSGVTYRSALKPIGRTYTSKALDPLKREVVQAAIEPASEEEIEATVKVMGGEDWQLWVEALKEGGVLAEGAVTVAYSYIGPELTRPIYREGTIGKAKEHLEATAKTLDEALASVGGKAYVSVNKAVVTRASAVIPAVPLYLSILFTVMKAKGIHEGCIEQMYRMLAERLYAGGPVPVDDEGRIRMDDWEMREDVQREVAEVWERITTETLDTEADVDGYLTDFLNLHGFGFKEIDYEKEVDPREG; translated from the coding sequence ATGGTGATAAAGCCCATGATCCGGAACAACATCTGCATGAACGCCCATCCGGAAGGGTGCAGGCTGTTCGTCGACAGGCAGATAGACTACGTGAGACAGCGAGGTCCGCTCTCGTCGGGTCCGAAGAACGTCCTGGTGGTGGGATCCTCGGGAGGATACGGCCTGGCCACCCGGATCGCCGCGGGGTTCGGGGCAGGAGCCGCCACCATAGGGGTGTACTTCGAGAAGGAACCGTCCGAGAAACGCACCGGCACGCCGGGGTGGTACGCAGCCCGGCACTTCCTCAAGAGGGCCGAAGCGGCCGGTCTCAAGGTCCACGACATCAACGGCGACGCCTTTTCCTTCGAGGTGAAAGCGCAGGTGGTCGACCTCATAAAGAAGGAGTACGGCACGATCGACCTTTTTGTGTATAGCCTTGCCTCAGGGGTGAGGACGGACCCGGTCTCCGGGGTGACCTACCGGTCGGCGCTCAAACCCATCGGCCGGACCTACACCTCCAAGGCCCTCGATCCCCTCAAGCGGGAAGTCGTCCAGGCCGCCATTGAGCCGGCCTCCGAGGAAGAGATCGAGGCCACGGTGAAGGTGATGGGAGGCGAGGACTGGCAGCTCTGGGTGGAGGCCTTGAAGGAGGGCGGTGTGCTCGCGGAGGGAGCGGTGACGGTGGCCTACTCCTACATCGGTCCCGAGCTCACCCGACCCATCTACAGGGAGGGGACCATAGGGAAGGCCAAGGAGCACCTCGAGGCCACGGCCAAGACCCTCGACGAGGCGCTCGCCTCTGTGGGCGGGAAGGCCTATGTGTCGGTGAACAAGGCGGTGGTCACCCGTGCGAGCGCGGTGATCCCTGCGGTGCCCCTCTACCTCTCGATCCTCTTTACGGTGATGAAGGCCAAAGGCATCCACGAGGGCTGTATCGAACAGATGTACCGCATGCTCGCAGAGCGGCTCTACGCGGGAGGACCGGTGCCTGTGGACGATGAAGGCCGGATCCGCATGGACGACTGGGAGATGCGGGAGGATGTGCAGAGGGAGGTGGCCGAGGTGTGGGAACGGATCACCACCGAGACGTTGGATACCGAGGCCGACGTGGACGGATACCTCACGGACTTCCTCAATCTCCACGGGTTCGGGTTCAAAGAGATCGACTACGAAAAAGAGGTGGATCCTCGAGAAGGATAG
- a CDS encoding aldo/keto reductase, whose amino-acid sequence MQRTLGRSGITVSALGLGCWPMGGVAYRDEKPDGYAGADDRESIRAIHAAIDAGITFFDVADCYGAGHGEEVLGEALEGRRHRVVIATKFGNLFNESTRTLQGENVSPGYIRRALEASLRRLKTDYIDVYQIHTWSMNLADAGPCLETLDALVDEGKIRTYGWSTDLLEGAMLIASRPKASVMQYQCNILFHDDRLIRYCEEHRLAGLNRSPLGMGLLSGKYRPGDRMPEGDIRGQRIEWMQYYRDGRPNEELLKKLEAVREILTRGGRTLVQGAIAWLWAKSPVNIPIPGFKNTQQALELAGAMEKGPLTPEDMAEIETLLG is encoded by the coding sequence ATGCAACGAACACTCGGACGATCGGGTATCACAGTGAGCGCCCTCGGCCTCGGGTGCTGGCCCATGGGAGGCGTGGCCTACCGGGACGAGAAACCCGACGGCTACGCCGGTGCGGACGACAGGGAATCGATCCGCGCGATCCATGCGGCCATCGACGCCGGCATCACCTTCTTCGACGTGGCAGACTGCTACGGGGCAGGCCACGGCGAGGAGGTCCTCGGCGAGGCCCTCGAGGGAAGACGCCACCGGGTGGTGATCGCCACCAAGTTCGGCAACCTCTTCAACGAGAGCACCCGCACCCTCCAGGGGGAGAACGTCTCACCCGGCTACATACGAAGGGCGCTCGAGGCCTCACTGAGGCGGCTCAAGACCGACTACATCGACGTGTACCAGATACACACCTGGAGCATGAACCTCGCCGACGCAGGGCCGTGCCTCGAGACCCTCGACGCCCTCGTGGATGAGGGCAAGATCCGTACCTACGGCTGGAGCACCGACCTCCTCGAGGGGGCCATGCTCATCGCCTCCCGGCCGAAGGCGAGCGTGATGCAGTACCAGTGCAACATCCTCTTCCACGACGACCGGCTCATCAGGTACTGCGAGGAACACCGGCTCGCAGGCCTCAACCGCAGCCCCCTCGGCATGGGGCTCCTCTCAGGGAAGTACCGGCCGGGCGACCGCATGCCCGAAGGCGACATCAGGGGACAGAGGATCGAGTGGATGCAGTACTACCGCGACGGAAGGCCCAATGAGGAACTCCTCAAGAAGCTTGAGGCGGTGCGGGAGATCCTCACCCGCGGAGGTCGAACCCTCGTGCAGGGAGCCATCGCCTGGCTGTGGGCCAAGAGCCCGGTCAACATCCCCATCCCGGGATTCAAGAACACCCAACAGGCCCTCGAGCTCGCCGGGGCCATGGAGAAGGGCCCCCTCACGCCCGAGGACATGGCCGAAATAGAGACACTCCTGGGGTGA
- a CDS encoding [Fe-Fe] hydrogenase large subunit C-terminal domain-containing protein gives MVYSQPLIDVDPARCVSCHRCIAVCPVKYANDGSGEVVEVRPELCIGCGECLKACTHGARRVVDDLEEALEALRGGKKVVAFVAPAAAAHFGEHHLRLNGWLKAMGARAVFDVSFGAELTIASYVHYLKTERPGFLIAQPCPAVVSYLELYQPELLPYLAPVDSPMVHVMKMVKAFYPEYRDHEFLVVSPCVAKKREFLTVGVGTYNVTMRRLVDYFEREGVDLSTYAEEEFDNDPAERAVWFSNPGGLLATLAREMPEVVSRTRKIEGPQVLYPYFKEIPQALERGSAPLLLDCLNCELGCNGGPGTRFQTGPRDVLEEAVRRRADRMMASYRKRGLLPGGGRRALSRLLSRYWRPHLYRRSYEDRSQMVDLPVLTDEVKARIFRELGKTTPADERNCGACGYLSCEGMARALAAGLTRKEHCVLYLLKEEEAQRRRVSEQRLVQQELILALYSVIDGFRKALGCVNADVLLATARELQQVHGELLSGVRKMEEVLRENYNTMEESSTHVFSAQEDVEEVGRRARLLRERSATIPEMVSLIAEVADRTRLLALNASIEAAHVGVAGKGFGVIAHEIRKLADETMASAEGIGRKAQELVGDIAFLEEASNREASRLGEVVPAMERLLFSLSDLIQTVQQSMGLLSQVGFSTKQQEELFQTIAATVEQMTQTAEESLSLKDQRVEVSNILRLAERLGNVGLSTARTD, from the coding sequence ATGGTCTACAGTCAGCCGCTCATCGACGTGGATCCCGCGCGTTGTGTGAGCTGTCACCGGTGCATCGCGGTCTGTCCGGTGAAGTATGCGAACGACGGCTCCGGAGAGGTAGTGGAGGTGCGGCCCGAGCTGTGCATCGGGTGCGGCGAGTGCCTCAAGGCCTGCACGCACGGTGCGCGCAGGGTGGTGGACGACCTTGAGGAGGCCCTGGAGGCCCTCAGGGGAGGTAAGAAGGTGGTGGCCTTCGTGGCGCCTGCTGCGGCGGCTCATTTCGGGGAGCACCACCTCAGGCTCAACGGGTGGCTCAAGGCCATGGGGGCCAGGGCGGTCTTCGATGTGAGTTTTGGGGCGGAGCTCACCATCGCCTCGTATGTCCACTACCTCAAGACAGAACGTCCCGGGTTCCTCATCGCCCAGCCCTGCCCTGCGGTGGTGAGCTACCTCGAGCTCTACCAGCCCGAGCTCCTCCCGTACCTCGCACCGGTGGACAGTCCCATGGTGCACGTGATGAAGATGGTGAAGGCCTTCTATCCGGAGTACAGAGATCACGAGTTCCTCGTGGTCTCCCCGTGCGTGGCGAAGAAGCGGGAGTTTCTCACCGTGGGGGTGGGGACCTACAACGTGACCATGCGGAGACTGGTGGACTACTTCGAGCGGGAAGGGGTCGATCTCTCCACTTATGCCGAGGAGGAGTTCGACAATGATCCGGCTGAGCGGGCCGTCTGGTTCTCGAATCCGGGAGGACTCCTCGCCACCCTCGCCCGGGAGATGCCGGAGGTGGTCTCCCGTACGCGAAAGATCGAGGGGCCTCAGGTCCTCTACCCCTACTTCAAGGAGATCCCGCAGGCTCTCGAGCGGGGGAGCGCCCCGCTCCTTCTCGACTGTCTCAACTGCGAGCTCGGCTGCAACGGGGGGCCGGGCACGCGCTTCCAGACAGGGCCGCGGGACGTGCTGGAGGAGGCGGTGCGCCGCAGGGCCGATCGCATGATGGCCTCCTACCGGAAGCGTGGACTCCTGCCGGGAGGCGGAAGGCGGGCTCTCTCCAGGCTTCTCTCCCGGTACTGGAGGCCCCACCTCTACAGGCGTTCCTATGAGGACAGGTCGCAGATGGTTGACCTGCCCGTGCTCACCGATGAGGTGAAGGCGCGCATCTTCCGGGAGCTCGGGAAGACCACTCCTGCCGACGAGCGGAACTGCGGGGCGTGCGGGTATCTCTCCTGCGAGGGGATGGCCCGCGCCCTCGCCGCCGGGCTCACTAGGAAGGAGCACTGCGTGCTCTACCTCCTCAAGGAGGAGGAAGCCCAGCGGCGGAGGGTGTCGGAACAGCGGCTGGTCCAGCAGGAGCTCATCCTCGCCCTCTACTCGGTGATCGACGGGTTCAGGAAGGCCCTCGGGTGTGTGAACGCCGATGTCCTGCTCGCCACGGCCCGGGAGCTCCAGCAGGTGCACGGGGAGCTCCTCTCCGGGGTGAGGAAGATGGAGGAGGTCCTGAGGGAGAACTACAACACCATGGAGGAGTCGTCCACGCACGTGTTCTCGGCCCAGGAGGACGTGGAGGAGGTGGGTAGGCGGGCGAGGCTCCTCAGGGAGCGGTCGGCGACCATCCCCGAGATGGTGTCGCTCATCGCAGAGGTGGCCGACAGGACGCGCCTGCTCGCACTCAATGCCTCCATAGAGGCGGCCCACGTGGGGGTGGCGGGCAAGGGGTTCGGGGTGATCGCCCACGAGATCAGGAAGCTCGCCGACGAGACCATGGCCTCGGCCGAGGGGATCGGCCGGAAGGCCCAGGAACTGGTGGGGGACATCGCCTTCCTCGAGGAGGCCTCGAACCGCGAGGCCTCTCGGCTTGGAGAGGTCGTCCCCGCGATGGAACGTCTTCTCTTCTCCTTGAGCGATCTCATACAGACCGTGCAGCAGAGTATGGGCCTGCTCTCTCAGGTGGGGTTCTCCACGAAGCAGCAGGAGGAGCTCTTCCAGACCATCGCGGCCACGGTGGAGCAGATGACCCAGACGGCGGAGGAGTCGCTCTCTCTCAAGGACCAGAGGGTCGAGGTGTCGAACATCCTCCGGCTCGCCGAGCGGTTGGGCAACGTGGGGCTTTCGACCGCACGCACGGACTGA
- the xylA gene encoding xylose isomerase translates to MINEFFKNISKIPYEGPGSDNPLAFKYYNPDEVIGGKPLKEHLRFALAYWHTLNGSGQDPFGVGTMIRPWLSISDPMEQAKARMRACFEIAEKLEIPFFCFHDRDIAPEGTTLRETNKLLDEVVEYTKDLMKDSPVKLLWGTANLFSHPRYVHGASTSPNAEVFAYAAAQVKKALEVTLYLDGQNYVFWGGREGYETLLNTNMQLELDNLARFLHMAVDYAKKIGFKGQFLIEPKPKEPTKHQYDFDVAAVYGFLRKYDLLPYFKVNIEMNHATLAYHTFQHELHFARINGILGSMDVNQGDYLLGWDTDQFPTNIYETTLAMYEVIKNGGIAPGGLNFDAKVRRGSFEPEDIFIAHIAGMDAFARGFKVAWKLLEDKAIEKHVEERYASYREGIGKKIVEGKVGFEDLEAYIIDKAEIKNASGRQELLEAVLNRYLLEA, encoded by the coding sequence ATGATCAATGAATTTTTCAAGAACATCTCAAAGATCCCTTACGAGGGACCGGGATCCGATAATCCCCTCGCGTTCAAGTACTACAACCCCGATGAGGTGATCGGTGGCAAGCCGCTCAAGGAGCACCTCCGCTTCGCCCTTGCCTACTGGCACACCCTCAACGGGAGCGGGCAGGACCCCTTCGGGGTGGGCACCATGATCCGTCCATGGCTCTCGATCTCCGATCCCATGGAGCAGGCCAAGGCCAGGATGCGGGCCTGTTTCGAGATCGCGGAGAAGCTGGAGATCCCCTTCTTCTGCTTTCACGACAGGGACATCGCACCCGAGGGGACCACGCTCAGGGAGACCAATAAGCTCCTGGACGAGGTGGTCGAATACACCAAGGACCTCATGAAGGACAGCCCTGTGAAGCTCCTGTGGGGAACCGCGAACCTCTTCAGCCATCCGCGTTACGTGCATGGGGCATCCACCTCGCCCAACGCCGAGGTCTTCGCCTATGCGGCGGCCCAGGTCAAGAAGGCGCTCGAGGTGACCCTGTACCTGGACGGCCAGAACTACGTGTTCTGGGGCGGTCGCGAAGGGTACGAGACCCTGCTCAACACGAACATGCAGCTCGAGCTCGACAACCTCGCCCGCTTCCTCCACATGGCGGTGGACTACGCCAAGAAGATAGGGTTCAAGGGGCAGTTCCTCATCGAGCCGAAGCCCAAGGAGCCTACCAAGCACCAGTACGATTTCGACGTGGCTGCGGTGTACGGGTTCCTCAGGAAGTACGACCTCCTGCCCTACTTCAAGGTGAACATCGAGATGAATCATGCGACCCTGGCCTATCACACCTTCCAGCACGAACTCCACTTCGCCCGGATCAACGGGATCCTGGGGAGCATGGACGTCAACCAGGGTGACTACCTCCTCGGATGGGACACCGATCAGTTCCCCACGAACATCTACGAGACCACCCTCGCGATGTACGAGGTGATCAAGAACGGCGGGATCGCTCCCGGTGGGCTCAACTTCGACGCCAAGGTGCGGCGGGGATCCTTCGAGCCCGAGGATATCTTCATCGCCCACATCGCCGGCATGGATGCCTTTGCACGGGGGTTCAAGGTGGCCTGGAAGCTCCTCGAGGACAAGGCCATAGAGAAGCACGTGGAGGAGCGGTACGCGAGCTACCGTGAGGGCATCGGCAAGAAGATCGTCGAGGGCAAGGTGGGATTCGAAGACCTCGAAGCCTATATCATCGACAAGGCAGAGATAAAGAACGCCTCCGGCAGGCAGGAGCTCCTGGAGGCCGTCCTCAACCGGTATCTGCTCGAAGCCTGA
- a CDS encoding ROK family transcriptional regulator has product MSVKNIRIQNRNKILKVLAQRRLLTRQEIALETGMSLPTVASNLEDLIRDGFVREAGMAESRGGRRPLQVEFVPDARYSIGIEVRPGKIKAALTNLYAEPVLKREERLPERLSPAGLSALIERMIRELLREEDLLPEVILGVGIALPGVTDPERKVLEVAPNLHLQNVSFEEFGKLFPFPVMVENEANASALGEHMLNGHCNGEDPVVYISITEGIGAGIIIGGDIYRGANARAGEVGHVTIFPQGRLCNCGKKGCWERYASISALLEDYSFEKKKEEVTLEELLEGLEGGEPEAMTVWDRYVEYLSYGIHNVILSFDPRFVYIGGEIAIFGSRLMDPLNRILLEESSLCEDHDVSILLSPLGGDSALLGAALLPLKSFPLYAG; this is encoded by the coding sequence ATGTCTGTGAAGAATATAAGGATTCAGAACCGGAACAAGATCCTTAAGGTCCTCGCTCAGAGGCGGCTCCTCACCCGGCAGGAGATCGCCCTCGAGACCGGCATGAGCCTGCCCACGGTGGCGAGCAACCTGGAGGACCTCATCCGCGACGGATTCGTGCGGGAGGCCGGGATGGCGGAGTCCCGGGGCGGGAGGCGTCCCCTCCAGGTGGAGTTCGTACCCGATGCGCGGTACAGCATAGGGATAGAGGTGCGGCCCGGAAAGATCAAGGCTGCGCTCACGAACCTCTACGCCGAACCGGTTCTGAAGCGGGAGGAGCGCCTTCCCGAACGGCTCTCCCCTGCAGGGCTCTCTGCCCTCATCGAGAGGATGATTCGCGAGCTCCTCAGGGAGGAGGACCTGCTTCCGGAGGTGATCCTCGGGGTGGGGATCGCCCTTCCGGGGGTGACCGATCCGGAGCGGAAGGTGCTCGAGGTGGCGCCGAACCTCCACCTGCAGAACGTCTCGTTCGAGGAGTTCGGGAAACTCTTTCCCTTTCCCGTGATGGTGGAGAACGAAGCGAACGCCTCTGCCCTGGGCGAGCACATGCTCAACGGGCACTGTAACGGCGAAGACCCCGTGGTGTACATCTCCATCACCGAGGGGATCGGTGCGGGGATCATCATAGGGGGCGACATCTATCGAGGAGCGAACGCCCGGGCAGGTGAAGTGGGACACGTGACCATCTTCCCGCAGGGGAGGCTCTGCAACTGCGGGAAGAAGGGGTGTTGGGAACGGTACGCCTCCATCTCTGCCTTGCTCGAAGACTACTCGTTCGAGAAGAAGAAAGAGGAAGTGACGCTCGAGGAGCTCCTCGAGGGTCTGGAGGGTGGTGAGCCTGAGGCGATGACGGTGTGGGACAGGTATGTTGAGTACCTCTCGTACGGTATCCACAACGTCATCCTCTCGTTCGATCCTCGTTTCGTCTACATAGGAGGGGAGATCGCGATCTTCGGTTCCCGGCTCATGGATCCCCTCAACCGAATCCTCCTCGAGGAGTCCTCGCTCTGTGAGGACCACGACGTGAGCATCCTCCTCTCACCCTTGGGGGGGGATTCGGCCCTCCTCGGGGCGGCCCTCCTGCCCCTCAAAAGTTTCCCTCTGTATGCGGGGTGA
- a CDS encoding putative bifunctional diguanylate cyclase/phosphodiesterase, with amino-acid sequence MSPRLRGVFAVVGLVLVGVTARYALPFLGVWVFPLMFLSLGGVLAAGLRGAGLVWGVVWVGFFLWADWRGYGGYLPGGWVWLIGGVEGSALVEYAIRLRRDRALLLRVVEGLMEGAAHPVMVSVGGRVWVNARLCEEWMLRIEPGKGYPIESVSMLLGGASVEKLKGMLEGREEEAVLEVGGRNRRVLCTRRCVAGECVVVVVEREERREEEERILPPVVRFQEYLASRGEGAVCAVIHLASSSLWEVGRVYGRGVQQQIIARAMERIRSLMRPSDEAWTTGEDRFLLVAGGMGERGKVVGLLRRILSSCNRPYVVEGRRFDVSWVAGAAVYPSDSRYPARVVEVAELALEHALKEGRAYSLHEEGWEQRFRSLVMRRHELHRALERNELVLFYQPFVDKEGTVVGAEALLRWNHPDEGILSPGEFLSLLEDKSLILPLGKWVVAEVCGLWARMREQGILLPFLSLNVAPPLLREGEFISFCADRMIACDIPRDVLMFELTERSFLSLAEEEGVFESLRGMGISLCVDDFGTGYSSFNYLKRCWVRAIKLDHSFVEGVPERREDVAIVQSVMRLAGDLGIVVIAEGVERREQVAFLSAQGCEVFQGFYYARPMPEEQFLLVVQERGSGRDGS; translated from the coding sequence ATGTCTCCTCGTCTTCGTGGGGTGTTCGCGGTGGTGGGGCTCGTCCTCGTGGGGGTGACGGCCCGGTATGCCCTCCCCTTCCTGGGGGTGTGGGTCTTCCCTCTCATGTTCCTCTCGCTCGGGGGGGTGCTCGCGGCCGGGCTTCGCGGCGCGGGGTTGGTGTGGGGGGTGGTGTGGGTCGGGTTCTTCCTCTGGGCCGATTGGAGGGGATACGGGGGCTATCTCCCGGGCGGGTGGGTGTGGCTCATAGGGGGTGTGGAGGGATCGGCGCTCGTGGAGTACGCCATCCGCCTGAGAAGGGATCGGGCTCTCCTCCTGCGGGTGGTGGAGGGACTCATGGAGGGGGCGGCGCACCCGGTCATGGTGTCGGTGGGGGGAAGGGTGTGGGTGAACGCGCGTCTGTGTGAGGAGTGGATGCTCCGGATCGAGCCGGGGAAGGGGTATCCGATCGAGAGCGTGTCCATGCTCCTCGGGGGAGCATCGGTGGAGAAGCTGAAAGGGATGCTGGAGGGAAGGGAGGAGGAGGCGGTGTTGGAGGTGGGGGGGAGGAACCGGCGGGTGTTGTGTACGCGGCGATGTGTGGCCGGGGAGTGTGTGGTGGTCGTGGTGGAGAGGGAGGAGAGGAGGGAGGAGGAAGAACGGATACTGCCGCCCGTGGTGCGCTTCCAGGAATACCTTGCCTCGCGCGGGGAGGGGGCTGTGTGTGCGGTGATCCACCTCGCCTCTTCCTCGCTCTGGGAGGTGGGGCGGGTCTATGGGAGGGGGGTGCAGCAGCAGATCATCGCCCGCGCGATGGAGCGGATTCGTAGCCTCATGCGGCCTTCGGACGAGGCGTGGACAACGGGTGAGGATCGGTTCCTTCTCGTGGCAGGGGGGATGGGGGAGCGTGGTAAGGTGGTGGGACTCCTCAGGCGTATCCTCTCCTCGTGCAACAGGCCCTACGTGGTGGAGGGGCGGCGGTTCGATGTCTCATGGGTGGCGGGCGCTGCGGTCTATCCGTCGGACTCCCGGTATCCGGCACGGGTGGTGGAGGTGGCCGAGTTGGCCCTCGAGCACGCACTCAAGGAGGGGCGGGCGTATTCCCTCCACGAGGAGGGATGGGAGCAGCGCTTCCGGTCGCTCGTGATGCGCCGTCATGAGCTGCACAGGGCCCTCGAGCGGAACGAGCTCGTCTTGTTCTACCAGCCGTTCGTGGACAAGGAGGGGACGGTGGTGGGGGCGGAGGCCCTCCTTCGTTGGAACCATCCGGACGAGGGGATCCTCTCCCCGGGGGAGTTCCTCTCGCTCCTGGAGGACAAGAGTCTCATCCTCCCCCTGGGGAAGTGGGTGGTGGCCGAGGTGTGCGGCCTGTGGGCCAGGATGAGGGAGCAGGGGATCCTCCTCCCCTTCCTCTCGTTGAACGTGGCCCCGCCTCTGCTCAGGGAGGGTGAATTCATCTCGTTTTGTGCAGATAGGATGATCGCGTGTGATATCCCCCGTGATGTGCTCATGTTCGAGCTCACCGAGCGGAGTTTCCTCTCGCTCGCCGAGGAGGAGGGGGTCTTCGAATCCCTCCGCGGTATGGGGATCAGCCTCTGTGTGGACGATTTCGGTACCGGGTATTCGAGTTTCAACTACCTCAAGCGCTGCTGGGTGAGGGCCATCAAGCTGGACCATTCGTTCGTGGAAGGGGTGCCTGAACGGCGTGAGGATGTGGCCATCGTGCAGTCGGTGATGCGTCTCGCCGGAGATCTGGGAATCGTGGTGATCGCGGAGGGGGTGGAGCGGCGGGAGCAGGTGGCGTTCCTCTCCGCACAGGGGTGTGAGGTGTTCCAGGGGTTCTACTACGCGAGGCCCATGCCCGAGGAGCAGTTCCTCCTCGTGGTGCAGGAGCGGGGCTCAGGCCGAGACGGGAGCTGA
- the hflC gene encoding protease modulator HflC — translation MKKLVNTLIVIAVVLFIFLLFGPFYVLYEGEQAVVIRFGKIVRVDQEAGLKTKVPMVDNVVKFSKKILSWDGEPQRIPTLEQQFIWVDTTARWRITDPAKFYSTLTTMERAYSRLDDIIDSAVRTVISANPLREAVRNSNIINERMAEEVIPLEIGEEPALTEELKQYTQVSTQQELIKKGRKVLSDEMLTLVKEVVPNFGIEVIDVIIRQIRYSDDLTESVYQRMIKERNQIAQAYRSFGEGKKQEWLGKLERDKKTILSEAEKKANEVKGQADAEATRIYAEAFSRDPDFFRFWRAVQSYELTLPELKKILSTDMDYFDFLYNPNAR, via the coding sequence ATGAAAAAGCTCGTAAACACCCTGATCGTCATCGCAGTGGTCCTCTTCATCTTCCTCCTCTTCGGGCCGTTCTATGTGCTCTACGAGGGAGAACAGGCTGTGGTCATCCGCTTTGGAAAGATCGTCCGGGTGGATCAGGAGGCAGGCCTCAAGACCAAGGTCCCGATGGTGGACAATGTGGTGAAATTCTCGAAGAAGATCCTCTCCTGGGATGGAGAACCGCAACGCATCCCCACTCTCGAACAGCAGTTCATCTGGGTGGACACCACCGCCCGCTGGCGTATCACCGATCCGGCGAAGTTCTACTCCACCCTCACCACCATGGAGCGCGCCTACTCACGCCTCGACGACATCATCGACAGTGCGGTGCGAACGGTCATCTCCGCCAACCCCCTCCGCGAGGCAGTCCGCAACTCCAACATCATCAACGAAAGAATGGCCGAAGAGGTGATACCTCTCGAAATAGGCGAGGAACCTGCGCTCACAGAGGAGCTGAAACAATACACCCAGGTATCCACCCAGCAGGAGCTCATCAAGAAGGGCCGGAAGGTGCTCTCCGACGAGATGCTCACATTGGTGAAAGAGGTGGTTCCCAACTTCGGCATCGAGGTGATCGACGTGATCATCCGCCAGATACGCTACTCCGACGACCTCACAGAGAGCGTGTACCAACGCATGATCAAAGAGAGAAACCAGATCGCCCAAGCCTACCGGTCGTTCGGAGAAGGAAAGAAGCAGGAATGGCTGGGTAAGCTCGAACGTGACAAGAAGACGATCCTCTCCGAGGCCGAGAAGAAGGCGAACGAGGTGAAGGGACAGGCCGACGCCGAAGCCACGAGGATATACGCCGAGGCCTTCAGCAGAGATCCCGACTTCTTCAGGTTCTGGCGCGCGGTCCAGTCCTATGAGCTCACGCTCCCGGAACTCAAGAAGATCCTCTCCACCGATATGGACTACTTCGACTTCCTTTACAACCCCAACGCGAGGTGA
- the hflK gene encoding FtsH protease activity modulator HflK, whose translation MYERDVTPKPVPFYLKPRILLLVVLVVVGLILFFTSFFVVDQTEEAVVLRFGRYHRTVGPGLHWKLPLGIDRNYNVPTQVIQNMSFGFRTERPGVVTVYSSRDYPGESIMLTGDLNIVDVEWIIQYRIVDPKAWLFNVEDRTKTIRDISQSVINMLVGDRAILNVISVDRTMIESEGQELMNQLFKQYDLGITVTAVKLQNVVPPKGEVQDAFEDVNKAIQDMNRLINEGKEAYNKEIPRVKGEAQRIIQEAEGYRAERINRAEGEAKRFLSVLEEYRKAPEITRTRLYYEMLEKVLQNAESLDLVDKTLENFLPLKALGGTGTTGGAR comes from the coding sequence ATGTATGAACGAGACGTCACTCCCAAACCGGTACCGTTCTATCTGAAACCCAGGATACTGCTCCTGGTGGTACTGGTGGTAGTGGGACTCATCCTTTTCTTCACGAGCTTCTTCGTGGTCGATCAGACCGAGGAGGCCGTGGTACTCCGATTCGGGAGGTACCACCGCACAGTGGGGCCGGGTCTGCACTGGAAACTACCGCTCGGCATAGACCGCAACTACAACGTCCCCACCCAGGTCATCCAGAACATGAGTTTCGGCTTCAGGACCGAACGACCCGGCGTGGTCACGGTGTACTCCAGCCGCGACTACCCCGGCGAATCCATCATGCTCACCGGCGACCTCAACATAGTGGACGTGGAGTGGATCATCCAGTACCGGATCGTCGATCCGAAGGCCTGGCTCTTCAACGTGGAGGACAGGACCAAGACCATCCGTGACATATCCCAGTCGGTCATCAACATGCTCGTGGGAGACAGGGCCATCCTCAACGTCATCAGCGTCGACCGGACCATGATCGAGAGCGAGGGACAGGAGCTCATGAACCAGCTCTTCAAGCAATACGACCTCGGGATCACCGTGACTGCGGTGAAGCTGCAGAACGTGGTGCCCCCCAAGGGCGAGGTGCAGGACGCCTTCGAGGACGTGAACAAGGCCATCCAGGACATGAACCGGCTCATCAACGAAGGTAAGGAAGCCTACAACAAGGAGATCCCGAGGGTGAAGGGCGAGGCGCAGCGGATCATCCAGGAGGCCGAGGGATACAGGGCCGAACGGATCAACCGGGCGGAAGGCGAGGCGAAGCGATTCCTCTCGGTCCTCGAAGAGTACCGCAAGGCCCCTGAGATCACGCGCACCAGGCTCTACTACGAGATGCTCGAAAAGGTGCTCCAGAACGCCGAGAGCCTCGACCTGGTGGACAAGACCCTGGAGAACTTCCTCCCACTCAAAGCACTGGGTGGCACCGGTACCACAGGAGGCGCACGATGA